A region from the Alosa alosa isolate M-15738 ecotype Scorff River chromosome 7, AALO_Geno_1.1, whole genome shotgun sequence genome encodes:
- the sp6 gene encoding transcription factor Sp6, which translates to MAHPYEPWPRTAPPGGGSADDMNVSSWWDLHPGAGSWMDLPPGPGVGLSGMSQGGPMGLQSALGPYCHEAQLCSLPPAQLGLTPHPHLFSQDGFKMEPLGPPELLQQQQQQQQQQQQQQQQLYTMEEPQEGATSVPRPKSQRRSGSRASGQAVCRCPNCVHAEQLGSQSGGGEDGRLRKHMHNCHIPGCGKAYAKTSHLKAHLRWHSGDRPFVCNWLFCGKRFTRADELQKHMQSHTGAKKFSCAVCTRVFMRNDHLTKHMRTHESLAAREEKNTPLDALGSPPSPHGAPATADGAEVPRKLKSEPDAGLGSMSGQAGKLS; encoded by the coding sequence atgGCCCATCCATATGAGCCCTGGCCAAGGACAGCTCCCCCTGGTGGTGGCAGCGCCGATGACATGAACGTGTCGTCCTGGTGGGACCTCCACCCGGGGGCCGGGAGTTGGATGGACCTGCCGCCGGGCCCTGGGGTCGGGCTGTCGGGGATGAGCCAGGGGGGCCCCATGGGCCTCCAGTCAGCGCTGGGACCATACTGCCACGAGGCCCAGCTGTGCAGCTTGCCTCCCGCCCAGCTTGGCCTGACCCCCCACCCGCACCTCTTTTCCCAGGACGGCTTCAAGATGGAGCCCCTCGGACCTCCAGAGCTGcttcaacagcagcaacagcagcaacagcagcagcagcaacagcaacagcagctgtACACAATGGAGGAGCCGCAAGAGGGCGCCACTTCTGTACCTCGACCAAAGTCCCAGCGGCGATCGGGCTCGCGGGCGTCTGGTCAGGCTGTGTGCCGGTGCCCGAACTGCGTTCATGCCGAGCAGCTGGGCAGTCAGTCTGGCGGTGGCGAGGACGGGCGCCTGCGCAAGCACATGCACAACTGCCACATCCCGGGCTGTGGCAAGGCCTACGCCAAAACGTCGCACCTGAAGGCACACCTGCGCTGGCACAGCGGCGACCGGCCGTTCGTCTGCAACTGGCTGTTCTGCGGCAAGCGCTTCACGCGCGCCGACGAGCTGCAGAAGCACATGCAGTCGCACACGGGCGCCAAGAAGTTCAGCTGCGCCGTCTGCACGCGCGTCTTCATGCGCAACGACCACCTCACCAAGCACATGCGGACGCACGAATCGCTCGCCGCcagggaggaaaaaaacaccCCTTTGGACGCCCTTGGATCCCCGCCCTCCCCTCACGGGGCCCCTGCAACGGCGGACGGTGCTGAGGTCCCTCGCAAGCTCAAGAGTGAGCCGGACGCCGGCCTGGGCTCAATGTCGGGACAGGCGGGCAAACTGAGCTAA